Proteins encoded within one genomic window of Cucumis sativus cultivar 9930 chromosome 3, Cucumber_9930_V3, whole genome shotgun sequence:
- the LOC101219588 gene encoding gibberellin-regulated protein 14 has translation MALMANLFVFSVLLLSGSWVSANANANGLSQKKDAVYPHVPVPVQAPSTPVYKAPPVKPPTIPVLTPPPASPVKPPTIPVLTPPPAPPVKPPTIPVLTPPPVKAPYTPAPPVKLPPPPYTPSPPVKPPSSPPPAKAPYTPSPPVKPPSTPVPPVKPPSPAAPRPPPVLGKACYPECGRRCQLHSRKKICLRACLTCCDRCKCVPPGTYGNREVCGKCYTDMTTHGSRSKCP, from the exons ATGGCCTTAATGGCCAATCTCTTTGTCTTTAGCGTGCTTCTTCTATCTGGCTCATGG GTTTCAGCCAATGCCAATGCCAATGGACTGTCCCAAAAGAAG GATGCTGTTTACCCCCATGTTCCAGTTCCAGTTCAAGCTCCTTCTACTCCAGTTTACAAAGCGCCGCCAGTGAAGCCACCAACAATCCCTGTTTTGACCCCACCGCCAGCTTCGCCTGTGAAGCCACCAACAATCCCTGTTTTGACGCCACCTCCAGCTCCGCCTGTTAAGCCACCCACAATCCCTGTTTTGACACCACCGCCAGTTAAAGCACCATACACCCCTGCTCCTCCAGTTAAGCTTCCACCACCTCCTTATACTCCTTCTCCACCGGTGAAGCCACCGTCTTCTCCCCCGCCTGCTAAAGCTCCTTACACTCCATCTCCTCCTGTGAAGCCACCTTCCACCCCTGTTCCACCAGTGAAGCCACCGTCTCCGGCTGCTCCTAGGCCACCTCCAGTCTTAGGCAAGG CCTGCTACCCAGAATGTGGAAGAAGATGCCAACTTCATTCAAGGAAAAAGATATGCCTAAGGGCGTGCTTGACATGCTGCGACAGGTGCAAGTGTGTTCCACCAGGTACATATGGCAACAGGGAAGTCTGTGGAAAGTGCTACACTGACATGACCACTCATGGCAGCAGAAGCAAGTGTCCTTAA
- the LOC101207114 gene encoding senescence-associated carboxylesterase 101 yields MNDHISHRFSSGLELGNFIATSDLLEHSWNAITKRRSEIQFALPIYSVFHGYYDERLNCKIVAFVTAPNFTENPIEEHGGEDLVLVSDMVKDEFTAFEFLQSRTCSDSAINGVALELFRRFYPVYEQEISRLISNPNTQIIITGHGLGGSVASLFTLLLLDCIDLTKTKRPLCITFGSPLLGNEAFQNAISHFSTWSSCFLHLVSNQDPLPRKLLNNKAYYPFGTFLFCSQSGAGSCFEYPKSILKVLEATKAHNDVLLNASAFFDYKETIDRLIKQTNVKANMNVIIENAESWTGSFLAQLEAIGVAQNQAQQQQRVVDINRLVRTLKDNEMNMILENTKLAKTLNDVKINMARLEWYKKTCKLEDIGYYDRYKNPEKETDIKVAEFKKILQVYWENKVEEAERKPLRHGVPFDVKLLFGGTNYRRMVEPLDIAEHYRKGLTDYKSHRSKHYTKLEQWFEDAKTPDSSSMQGEAVSSILTVDSLFWVHVEEAHLACDVVREGDCSEEEREAELAKLTKFEDYVVELMRNYAVSSEIFLRRSTFMKWWKEYDEIVGDDHDSVLSRLMRNGEYEEYGNVRLDIS; encoded by the exons ATGAACGACCATATTTCTCACCG ATTCAGCAGTGGATTGGAATTAGGGAATTTCATTGCAACTTCAGATTTGTTGGAACATTCATGGAACGCTATTACGAAACGTCGCAGTGAAATTCAATTTGCTTTACCCATTTATTCCGTGTTTCATGGATATTACGATGAGCGATTGAATTGTAAGATTGTTGCGTTTGTTACTGCTCCCAACTTTACGGAAAATCCTATTGAAGAACATGGAGGAGAAGATCTGGTTTTGGTTTCGGATATGGTGAAGGATGAGTTTACTGCGTTTGAGTTTCTTCAATCTAGAACTTGCTCGGATTCCGCCATCAATGGAGTCGCTCTTGAGCTCTTTCGCCGCTTCTACCCTGTTTACGAGCAAGAG ATTTCAAGGCTGATATCCAATCCCAACACTCAAATAATAATCACAGGACATGGTTTAGGAGGATCGGTTGCTTCTCTCTTCACTTTATTACTTCTTGACTGTATAGATCTCACCAAAACCAAACGCCCCCTCTGTATAACTTTTGGTTCTCCTCTATTAGGCAATGAGGCCTTTCAAAACGCCATTTCACACTTCTCAACTTGGTCTTCTTGCTTCCTTCATCTTGTCTCCAACCAAGACCCTCTTCCTAGAAAGTTATTGAACAACAAAGCTTACTATCCCTTTGGCACTTTCTTGTTCTGCTCCCAATCTGGTGCTGGTTCTTGTTTCGAATACCCGAAATCGATCTTGAAAGTGTTGGAGGCGACTAAAGCTCACAATGATGTTCTTCTTAATGCTTCTGCGTTCTTTGATTATAAGGAAACAATTGATCGTTTAATAAAGCAGACCAATGTTAAGGCTAACATGAATGTGATAATAGAAAATGCAGAGTCGTGGACAGGGAGCTTTTTAGCACAACTTGAAGCTATTGGAGTTGCTCAAAATCAA GCACAGCAGCAGCAGAGAGTAGTAGATATTAACAGACTTGTAAGAACATTAAAAGACAACGAGATGAACATGATACTTGAGAACACAAAACTTGCCAAAACATTGAATGACGTGAAAATAAACATGGCAAGACTTGAATGGTACAAAAAAACATGTAAGTTGGAGGACATTGGTTACTATGACCGCTACAAAAACCCAGAGAAGGAAACTGACATTAAAGTTGCTGAGTTCAAAAAGATCCTACAAGTTTACTGGGAAAACAAGGTAGAGGAAGCAGAAAGAAAGCCACTGAGACATGGAGTTCCATTCGatgtaaaattattattcgGCGGGACAAACTACCGACGAATGGTTGAACCACTGGACATCGCCGAACACTACCGAAAGGGGTTGACCGACTACAAATCTCACAGGTCAAAGCACTATACTAAGCTAGAACAATGGTTCGAAGATGCAAAGACTCCCGATTCAAGTTCGATGCAAGGAGAAGCGGTTTCTTCTATACTTACTGTGGATTCTCTGTTTTGGGTACATGTGGAAGAGGCTCATCTGGCATGTGATGTGGTGAGAGAAGGGGATTGtagtgaagaagaaagggaagcAGAATTAGCAAAgcttacaaaatttgaagattatgTTGTGGAATTGATGAGGAATTATGCTGTATCTTCTGAGATTTTCTTACGAAGGAGCACATTCATGAAATGGTGGAAAGAATATGATGAGATTGTGGGAGATGATCATGATTCAGTGCTCTCAAGGTTAATGAGGAATGGAGAATATGAAGAATATGGTAATGTGAGGTTAGACATTTcttga
- the LOC101219347 gene encoding uncharacterized protein LOC101219347 — protein MASISTFPALHFPFSKSSPIPSHSFSLPSPTNFTLSAASFRHSPLQGRSLPRVLKQVRAVEEDASVPELGVESEASSPSPSDPPAVTVPVSPSDVLTMFFQAEGTLNESAIPSVTGALEQTEGISGLKVQVVEGIASVALTKQTTIQSTGVASSLIETIQGAGFKLQTLNLSFEDEEEVFV, from the exons ATGGCTTCAATCTCCACCTTCCCCGCCCTTcactttccattttcaaaatcatcacCAATTCCCAGCCATTCCTTCTCTCTTCCTTCCCCCACGAACTTCACTCTCTCTGCCGCCTCCTTCAGACATTCTCCGCTTCAGGGCCGGAGCCTGCCACGCGTCCTCAAACAAGTCAGGGCAGTTGAAGAGGATGCCTCTGTTCCCGAGCTAGGAGTTGAAAGCGAAGCGTCGTCACCTTCTCCATCTGACCCGCCTGCCGTCACCGTCCCCGTCTCCCCCTCTGATGTTCTCACCATGTTCTTTCAG GCAGAGGGGACGCTAAATGAATCAGCTATTCCTTCTGTAACTGGGGCTTTGGAG CAAACGGAGGGTATTTCCGGGTTGAAAGTCCAAGTCGTTGAGGGCATTGCATCAGTTGCG CttacaaaacaaacaacaatacAATCTACAGGAGTGGCCTCGAGTTTGATCGAGACCATTCAAGGTGCAGGTTTTAAGTTACAAACCTTGAATTTGAGTTTTGAGGATGAGGAAGAAGTTTTTGTTTAG
- the LOC101219107 gene encoding uncharacterized protein LOC101219107, whose protein sequence is MEGDKDAYYVVHKGDVFGFYRTAKELLTHPGRFDPDATIYKGYHLSKEAEEYLVAHGLQSATYSISAANVTKDLFGKILPCFPYEQPSATRGKMAEEYSKAERQERVLENTEYTYFLEFDGASKGNPGLAGAGAVLRANDGSTVCKLQEGVGIATCNVAEYRAVILGLKHALKNGIKHIRVQGDSKLVCMQVQGLWKLKNPNMAKFCKVAKELKDKFVSFEISHFPRKQNSDADALANCAIRLQDGVVVEDCMHK, encoded by the exons ATGGAGGGAGATAAAGATGCATATTACGTTGTACACAAAGGGGatgtttttggattttatagGACTGCTAAGGAGTTGCTGACTCATCCTGGACGTTTT GATCCTGATGCAACGATCTACAAAGGGTATCACTTATCTAAAGAAGCAGAAGAATATCTTGTAGCGCACGGACTTCAGAGTGCCACCTACTCTATAAGTGCTGCCAATGTGACCAAGGATCTATTTGGAAAAATACTTCCTTGTTTCCCTTATGAG CAACCATCTGCTACTAGAGGAAAAATGGCTGAAGAATACTCGAAAGCTGAGAGACAAGAACGAGTCCTTGAGAATACTGAATAT ACCTATTTTCTTGAGTTTGATGGTGCCTCAAAGGGAAATCCTGGGCTAGCAGGTGCTGGAGCTGTTTTACGTGCTAACGATGGATCTACG GTCTGTAAGTTGCAAGAAGGGGTTGGGATTGCTACATGTAATGTTGCTGAATATCGTGCTGTAATTTTAGGACTGAAACATGCTCTAAAGAATGGCATTAAACACATTCGTGTCCAAGGAGACTCTAAGCTTGTTTGTATGCAG GTTCAGGGTCTATGGAAGCTCAAAAACCCAAATATGGCTAAATTTTGTAAAGTGGCTAAGGAGCTCAAGGATAAGTTTGTGTCATTTGAGATCAGCCATTTCCCTAgg aaacaaaattctgATGCCGATGCTCTAGCGAACTGCGCTATACGTCTACAAG ATGGAGTCGTAGTAGAAGACTGCATGCATAAATGA